A stretch of Lathyrus oleraceus cultivar Zhongwan6 chromosome 6, CAAS_Psat_ZW6_1.0, whole genome shotgun sequence DNA encodes these proteins:
- the LOC127091887 gene encoding GATA transcription factor 12 has product MEGTNNIFQTNFCPQMPSDNNNAETNNNTATAAADQFVVEDLLNLSFDDADIISDASILDSATGNSSTSSSTIAAAVNSCNSSSFSGFDTNLIPDNGWQNNISDCHFSGDLCVPEDDLTDAGWLTNIVDDSFSGEELEKMQLISGMKVQNKDGEAREASQLSRNSPIFDTEVSVPAKARSKRTRQPPCDWTSRLLLVSEAASSSYEPELLIPTPTLPCVTVPKKQAKIAPRRKDNCDGGSGGDGRRCLHCATDKTPQWRTGPKGPKTLCNACGVRYKSGRLVPEYRPAASPTFVMTKHSNSHRKVLELRRQKEMLQTHPHQHNQFLQHQNMMFDMTPNADDYLIHQHVGPDFRHLL; this is encoded by the exons ATGGAGGGAACAAACAACATTTTCCAAACCAACTTTTGCCCACAAATGCCCTCTGACAATAACAATGCCGAGACTAATAATAACACTGCCACTGCTGCGGCAGACCAATTCGTCGTTGAGGACCTCCTTAACCTCTCGTTCGACGATGCTGACATCATTTCTGATGCCAGCATCCTCGACTCCGCCACTGGGAACTCATCAACCTCCTCTTCCACCATAGCCGCTGCCGTGAATAGCTGCAACTCCTCGTCATTTTCCGGGTTTGACACCAATCTTATTCCTGATAATGGCTGGCAGAATAATATCTCTGACTGCCATTTCTCCGGAGACCTTTGTGTTCCG GAGGATGATTTAACAGACGCGGGTTGGCTTACCAATATCGTGGATGATTCGTTTTCGGGCGAGGAACTTGAAAAGATGCAACTGATATCAGGTATGAAAGTGCAAAACAAGGACGGAGAGGCCCGCGAGGCTTCCCAGCTTAGCCGAAACAGCCCAATATTCGATACTGAAGTGTCAGTTCCAGCTAAGGCCCGTAGCAAGAGGACACGTCAGCCCCCTTGCGACTGGACCTCGCGTCTTCTTCTTGTTTCTGAAGCGGCCTCGTCTTCTTATGAGCCCGAACTCCTTATTCCAACCCCAACCCTACCCTGTGTCACAGTTCCAAAGAAGCAGGCAAAGATTGCTCCGAGAAGAAAGGACAACTGTGACGGAGGGTCTGGCGGGGATGGTCGCAGATGTCTGCATTGTGCAACGGACAAAACACCCCAATGGCGAACTGGGCCTAAAGGCCCAAAGACTTTATGCAATGCGTGTGGCGTAAGATATAAGTCGGGTCGGTTGGTGCCCGAATACAGACCTGCAGCAAGCCCAACATTTGTGATGACCAAACACTCTAACTCCCATCGTAAAGTGTTGGAACTAAGGAGACAGAAGGAAATGCTGCAGACACATCCACACCAACATAATCAATTCTTACAACATCAGAATATGATGTTTGATATGACGCCCAATGCTGATGATTATTTGATTCACCAACATGTCGGGCCAGATTTTAGACACCTGCTTTAA